In Amyelois transitella isolate CPQ chromosome 27, ilAmyTran1.1, whole genome shotgun sequence, a single genomic region encodes these proteins:
- the LOC106142143 gene encoding cofilin/actin-depolymerizing factor homolog: protein MASGVTVSDACKTTYEEIKKDKKHRYVVFYIRDEKQIDVETVGERNAEYDAFLEDLQKGGTGECRYGLFDFEYTHQCQGTSEASKKQKLFLMSWCPDTAKVKKKMLYSSSFDALKKSLVGVQKYIQATDLSEASQEAVEEKLRATDRQ from the exons ATG GCGTCTGGCGTAACAGTATCGGACGCTTGCAAAACCACGTACGAGGAGATAAAGAAAGACAAGAAGCACCGCTACGTAGTGTTCTACATCAGGGATGAGAAACAGATTGACGTGGAGACCGTCGGCGAGCGTAACGCTGAGTACGACGCGTTCCTCGAGGACCTGCAGAAGGGTGGCACTGGCGAGTGCAG atatggCCTCTTTGATTTTGAATACACGCACCAGTGTCAAGGCACATCAGAGGCGAGCAAGAAACAGAAGTTGTTCCTAATGTCATGGTGCCCCGACACCGCTAAAGTCAAGAAGAAGATGTTGTACTCTAG CTCCTTTGACGCGCTGAAGAAATCTCTCGTCGGGGTACAAAAGTACATTCAGGCGACCGACTTGTCGGAGGCTTCGCAGGAGGCAGTTGAAGAGAAACTGCGCGCCACGGATCGTCAATAA
- the LOC106142140 gene encoding uncharacterized protein LOC106142140, with product MSANPINELKRRLVDDTTPLPKRLCLARNVINTHHFPTAAKERLIGEWLQGLTDENELSAEELRNVIGWLNVEDLTRDFKGKLVQIVSTYVQRNSINKDDVQSIISFLENVQVSSQLSIQTDDYLSITTTLLQYLRVEENSNFEQSNKILDNLIKYYKDSKKKYEFIIKFLQGNNIETVFDYLDTKNRDTVTALCENALFPMNKRSFFITLLKTYIRTDNIDDLIAEKGDNIQSVLNIMDAFFGFPKRRTNNDPKFLKNFTDMFVSCYKKENQLIFAFYIMICNGLQMEQNYLIPTTSIKPISLEDNTEKVKRTLFLNMLEILLKNEVDIDIRLTDTLGEKISKVETKKTFLLFLQATMMGQLKLEGKLDKTTIQIIHTALKLDPTLIENKIKEILPPIMTAKKSNSGIKEAYVEMMNCLLDILFKLSRGIPFLNNILPLLNEYLEASNTEQFELKMKIKELAGDSKDYEKVKNKLIAWDDIFPVECVEIYGKLTSELMFRQNKELLALLQKDFEDVCLKQLDEDILKPSTIVLTELLSAILSTFFRYNKMADHTVPLYIAEDFWSSFQCFEDVCLKKFAECVIKHGCEPSLLQSFLQLCLDFSQLKLLNITYSNTKLDLPGVGNTDVYDLSAFLLPFLDGEQWKNICSSIENNQTTAILDKLVLITIKFKEILSETEIMDENIVSAKSRLIKQTATNSHYFTGENYFTKVLLNNLDKNLLKQMSKCIIKLYLSSSDQNILKNEAIMSNRDLLNALVIETCRNITKCLDNTELLAKSLNKTDSDLGEFAKEHNMKKYFEKISKIDDDSAIANCVEILKELQIYYLEEKYQLVAIFVLLALKKCCHKKMRRNIDVVLHNIFELSTQSPDLYKIFPIQFIFSFQDETLLNLLTLKNKTSNSMLIIKSILESTVKRVRSESSLVINVVEILLKNLDENKSTNIEYFSDTAFQISCIILPLIAKQKKALTSSAFRSILADLQEKLHKSMLDAFKSINFKDNSLLNTTVGNTEESMVVSENEMAILNAMAAYSLTLSKYCETTDVEEIKNLDCLWSGLEFFVQNAIHTLVNPETKSQNLETSIQLLNITLRYLKKLESHYIFETKDKILLQIWQSVKTRLFMIFESGSKVFLEDIGVTIKFLCEHTDVDCFVNNYVSDLTALSVLEKPLIKRKEDIQKIPNSLKVSQFLWTNCLKANITGPKCISMTKSIYQTCKSARNYIWQHYGNYQYGVVIRRKKKKMAAELRDVEDINVVKLDDYTCELIRMYLSILTETIMAAKKITLDYKFLDAIFELQQQIHVILGFNTTNVRCEVSWQSFFALLQGSIGILNSLIVAREELLEDRWPCYMHCYRVLVVCLCERSIDTQPGRDIEEKLAETAHNIEKLTQSMSKRKTHISRIAAYTVAELCATIERTAPSRVLRQHIENSISLLIQASDTTYCVAFLRRALAGCPGQITLTNLYTMYKRYHKYTGNA from the exons ATGTCAGCGAATCCCATAAACG AATTAAAAAGAAGATTGGTCGACGACACCACACCGCTTCCGAAAAGACTATGTCTGGCCAGAAATGTCATCAACACCCATCATTTTCCCACGGCGGCAAAAGAACGGCTTATAGGTGAATGGCTCCAAGGATTGACAGACGAAAATGAGCTCTCCGCTGAGGAGTTAAGGAATGTTATTGGGTGGTTGAATGTGGAGGATTTGACGCGTGACTTCAAAGGAAAATTAGTACag ATAGTCTCGACATATGTACAAAGAAACTCAATTAATAAAGATGATGTTCAAAGTATAATTTCGTTCTTAGAAAACGTACAAGTCTCCTCACAGCTTAGCATACAAACAGACGATTATCTTAGCATTACTACGACTTTACTACAATATTTGAGAGTCGAAGAAAACTCAAACTTTGAGCAGAGCAATAAAATTCTTGATAATCTGATCAAATATTACAAAGAttcgaagaaaaaatatgaatttattataaaatttctcCAAGGGAATAATATAGAAACCGTTTTCGATTATTTAGATACAAAAAATCGTGATACTGTAACAGCTTTGTGTGAAAATGCATTATTCCCTATGAATAAGagatctttttttataactctTCTCAAAACATATATAAGGACAGATAATATTGATGATTTGATAGCAGAAAAAGGTGATAATATACAATCGGTATTAAATATCATGGATGCATTTTTTGGTTTTCCTAAAAGGCGAACCAATAATGATCCCAAATTCCTAAAAAATTTTACAGATATGTTTGTCAGTTGTTATAAAAAGGAGAATCAATTAATATTTGCATTTTACATAATGATATGCAATGGTTTACAAATGGaacaaaattacttaatacCAACGACAAGTATTAAGCCAATCAGTTTAGAAGATAATACCGAAAAAGTTAAAAGAACCTTGTTTTTGAATATGTTGGagattttgttgaaaaatgaAGTTGATATAGATATAAGACTAACTGATACTTTAGGTGAGAAGATTTCTAAAGTTGAAACGAAAAagacatttcttttatttctacaaGCAACCATGATGGGACAATTAAAATTGGAGGGAAAACTAGACAAAACTACCATACagattatacatacagcatTGAAATTAGATCCTACATTGATTGAGAATAAAATCAAAGAAATTTTACCTCCAATAATGACCGCGAAGAAAAGTAATAGTGGAATAAAAGAAGCTTACGTAGAAATGATGAATTGTTTgcttgatattttattcaaattaagtcGAGGTATCccgtttttaaataatattctacCATTGCTCAATGAATATTTGGAAGCCAGCAACACTGAGcagtttgaattaaaaatgaaaattaaagaacTGGCAGGCGATAGTAAAGATTACgagaaagtaaaaaataaattgatcgCATGGGACGATATTTTCCCCGTCGAATGTGTAGAAATCTATGGGAAATTGACATCGGAATTAATGTTTAGGCAAAACAAAGAATTGTTAGCGTTACTCCAAAAAGATTTTGAAGATGTTTGCTTAAAACAGCTTGACGAAGACATTTTAA aaCCATCGACAATAGTCCTAACAGAACTATTGTCGGCCATCTTGTCGACTTTCTTTCGCTacaacaaaatggcggatcaCACCGTCCCTTTGTACATAGCTGAAGATTTCTGGTCTTCGTTTCAATGTTTTGAAGACGTGTGCTTGAAGAAATTCGCTGAATGCGTCATTAAACATGGCTGT GAACCATCATTACTTCAATCATTCCTACAACTGTGCCTCGATTTCTCTCAACTAAAACTCCTTAATATTACATATAGCAACACCAAGTTGGATTTGCCTGGTGTTGGCAACACCGATGTTTATGATTTGAGTGCATTTCTTCTTCCATTCTTGGACGGAGAACAATGGAAGAATATTTGTTCTTCAATAGAAAATAATCAAACAACTGCTATTTTG GATAAACTCGTGTTAATTACAATCAAATTTAAAGAGATACTAAGTGAAACAGAAATCATGGATGAAAACATTGTGTCTGCTAAAAGTCGCCTCATAAAACAAACTGCCACTAATTCTCATTATTTTACCGGAGAAAATTACTTCACTAAAgtgcttttaaataatttagataaaaacCTACTCAAGCAAATGTcgaaatgtataataaagcTTTATTTGAGCAGTTCAGaccaaaatatattgaaaaatgaaGCAATAATGTCAAATAGAGACTTACTAAATGCACTTGTGATTGAAACGTGTAGAAATATAACCAAATGCTTGGATAATACGGAATTATTGGCAAAATCTTTGAATAAAACTGATTCAGATTTGGGTGAATTCGCTAAAGAAcacaatatgaaaaaatactttgagaaaatatctaaaattgATGATGATTCTGCAATAGCGAATTGTGTTGAGATACTAAAAGAGTTACAAATCTACTATTTAGAAGAAAAGTATCAGTTGGTGGCAATTTTCGTGTTGCTAGCATTGAAAAAGTGTTGTCATAAGAAAATGAGGCGGAATATTGATGTTGTACTACACAACATTTTTGAATTGAGCACCCAATCGCCagatttgtacaaaatatttcctatacaatttatattttcttttcaagatGAAACGTTACTCAATTTATTGACGTTAAAGAATAAAACGTCGAATAGCATGcttataattaaaagcatATTAGAATCGACAGTGAAAAGAGTTCGCTCTGAAAGCAGTTTGGTTATTAATGTCGtcgaaatattattaaaaaatctggatgaaaataaatccactaatattgaatattttagcGATACGGCTTTCCAAATTAGTTGCATAATATTACCATTAATTGCAAAGCAAAAGAAAGCCTTAACATCTAGCGCTTTCCGGTCTATTTTAGCGGATTTGCAAGAAAAATTGCATAAATCAATGTTAGACGCGTTCAAAAGCATAAATTTCAAGGATAATAGTCTTTTGAATACTACCGTTGGCAACACTGAAGAGAGCATGGTAGTTTCTGAGAATGAGATGGCAATACTGAACGCTATGGCGGCATATTCGCTCACTCTATCAAAGTATTGTGAAACGACTGATGTTGAAGAAATCAAGAATTTAGATTGCTTATGGTCGGGATTGGAGTTCTTTGTACAAAACGCT ATTCACACGCTAGTCAACCCAGAAACAAAATCTCAGAACTTAGAAACATCAATACAATTACTAAACATAACACTTAGATACCTAAAGAAATTAGAATCCCACTATATCTTCGAGACCAAAGACAAGATCCTTCTACAAATATGGCAGAGCGTGAAGACTAGATTGTTTATGATATTCGAGAGCGGGAGTAAAGTATTTTTGGAAGATATAGGCGTCACTATAAAGTTTTTGTGCGAACATACAGATGTGgattgttttgttaataattatgtttcgGATTTAACAGCTCTGTCGGTTTTGGAG aAACCGCTTATAAAGAGAAAGGAAGATATACaaaaaattccaaattcaCTTAAAGTCTCCCAATTTTTATGGACAAATTGTCTCAAAGCGAACATAACTGGCCCCAAATGTATTTCCATGACGAAATCAATTTACCAAACGTGTAAAAGTGCAAGAAATTACATATGGCAACACTACGGGAACTACCAATATGGCGTCGTGATtaggaggaagaaaaagaagatggCGGCGGAATTGAGAGATGTAGAAGATATTAATGTGGTGAAATTAGATGATTATACTTGTGAATTGATTAGAATGTATTTGAGTATACTTACGGAAACCATTATGGCAGCTAAGaag ATCACCCTTGACTACAAATTCTTAGACGCGATATTCGAGCTCCAGCAACAGATACACGTAATTTTAGGCTTTAACACTACGAACGTAAGGTGCGAAGTCTCCTGGCAATCCTTCTTCGCATTGTTACAAGGCAGTATAGGCATTTTGAACAGCCTTATTGTTGCTAGAGAAGAGCTTTTAGAAGACAG ATGGCCATGTTACATGCACTGTTATAGAGTGTTAGTCGTTTGTTTATGCGAGAGATCCATAGACACGCAACCGGGAAGAGACATAGAGGAAAAGTTGGCAGAGACCGCTCATAATATTGAGAA ATTAACCCAATCGATGTCGAAGCGTAAAACTCACATATCGCGCATAGCCGCTTACACTGTAGCCGAATTGTGTGCCACTATAGAAcgaacagcgccatctagggTGTTAAGGCAGCACATTGAAAACTCAATTTCATTGTTGATACAGGCGTCGGATACCACTTACTGCGTAGCTTTCTTGAGACGCGCATTGGCTGGATGTCCCGGTCAAATTACGTTGACGAATTTATATACTATGTACAAACGGTATCATAAATATACTGGTAATGCGTAG